From a single Pseudobutyrivibrio xylanivorans genomic region:
- a CDS encoding CgeB family protein has protein sequence MRKILMYRWKAYNYKDIKFTFEKLGYEVEEVYQDLLNYDVDEVFAEKLRGIIRESAYEFFFTVNYFPLISNVCEEMGLLYVCWSCDNPLISLYHKSVFNSVNRIFLFDLTNVEEFKGMGAEHIYHLPLAVDTNRLDYLFTNSNDLDMYKNEISFVGSLYEKNSYDKMEFTLPDYLRGYFEATMEAQKDLQGVNIIDRMLTPEILVELENYFELEKSEDSLSDLNLIFSVTTLGFKIAEKQRRSILIELSKHHDVSIYTNSNVADLIRVNYKGSVDYWGEMPKVFRGSKVNLNITIPNIKSGVPLRIYDILGAGGFCITNFQAELPMFFENEKHMVWYYNQQDLYEKVDYYLHHDTERNRIARCGYEHVRENCSYEMRLKEIINKLL, from the coding sequence ATGAGAAAGATTTTGATGTATAGGTGGAAAGCCTATAACTACAAGGATATAAAATTCACTTTTGAGAAGCTAGGCTACGAAGTGGAGGAGGTCTACCAGGACCTCCTCAATTATGATGTGGATGAAGTTTTTGCAGAAAAACTCAGAGGTATAATAAGGGAGAGCGCGTATGAGTTCTTTTTTACAGTCAATTATTTCCCACTGATTTCAAACGTCTGCGAAGAAATGGGGCTTCTTTATGTTTGCTGGAGCTGCGATAATCCACTGATATCCCTTTATCATAAGTCAGTTTTCAATAGCGTAAACAGAATCTTTCTATTTGATTTAACAAATGTAGAAGAATTCAAAGGTATGGGGGCGGAGCATATTTACCATTTGCCACTTGCAGTGGATACCAACAGATTAGATTATCTCTTTACAAATTCTAATGATTTGGACATGTATAAGAATGAAATAAGCTTTGTTGGTTCTCTGTATGAAAAAAATTCCTACGATAAGATGGAGTTCACATTGCCAGATTATTTGCGTGGATATTTTGAGGCAACAATGGAGGCTCAAAAGGATTTGCAGGGTGTGAACATTATCGACAGGATGCTGACACCAGAGATTCTGGTGGAGCTTGAAAACTATTTTGAATTGGAAAAATCAGAGGATTCGCTCTCGGATTTGAACTTGATTTTTTCAGTAACAACGCTGGGATTTAAAATTGCCGAGAAGCAGAGACGTAGTATTTTAATTGAGCTTTCAAAGCATCATGATGTTAGTATCTATACAAACTCAAATGTGGCTGATTTGATTCGTGTGAATTATAAAGGCAGTGTGGATTATTGGGGCGAGATGCCAAAGGTATTTAGAGGTTCAAAAGTTAATTTAAATATTACGATACCAAATATAAAAAGCGGAGTTCCACTTCGTATTTACGATATTCTTGGGGCTGGAGGTTTTTGTATCACTAATTTCCAAGCAGAACTACCAATGTTTTTTGAAAATGAAAAGCACATGGTCTGGTACTACAACCAGCAGGACCTCTACGAAAAAGTAGACTACTACCTCCACCATGACACCGAGCGTAATCGCATCGCGCGTTGTGGATATGAGCACGTGCGTGAGAATTGTTCGTATGAAATGAGGTTGAAGGAGATAATAAATAAGCTCTTGTAA
- a CDS encoding glycosyltransferase, whose amino-acid sequence MNNKPKTKLLTISLLCCGRPDTTERCLKSLMPIREAIDSELQVIDTGCDKETRAVIEKYADEIFEFTWVKDFAAARNFQLDQANGKMFLYIDDDEFFLDVRNILDFFKNDDVEKYNLGGYYQRNYLDYDGKEYQDFEVIRMCKVTPETHFEGKVHEYIMPIEGNTIIMDAAAGHFGYIYETIEDNIKHSMRNLPLLKEMAEEQPDNLRWPYQIAQEYRAIHYDKDYRDICKEGYEKACAVEDNEHLRYRGSFICGLAEANFNLDDHDKVVEIYEKEAAKPDVMEMPLANLAMKAAGIYCQRKQDKECKQACEYYLKICNEIGDDKGMQFLQGGLFINDTFNQSNRNMIYCYLMVLGMRENDFSVLTHYYRKVKWNTEIVRISRGFVVTLLQKASEYGKKKEISAVLNKFFTNGGFRNLMEDEIDDVAYELTEQELKNLKAAYSGTQGEKELGLFLDIRLIERQLKDVEDVTDYGAATDILDRYSKLAIEWQKVHDSWLREESDEVILAKTTLLGNGLEQFLELADTDRVTSLNCFKNLFDVRWQMNGFLVKFSKLYSDRVKVLMAKEKDTAKFEEMYKLEEALLQQIADLDAAGKSDEAVATYTQLVEIIRSTYGVDSLHV is encoded by the coding sequence ATGAACAATAAGCCAAAGACAAAACTTTTAACAATCAGTTTGTTATGTTGTGGCAGGCCGGATACAACCGAGCGCTGCCTAAAATCTTTGATGCCTATTCGTGAGGCGATTGATTCCGAACTTCAAGTTATAGACACTGGATGTGATAAGGAAACACGAGCGGTAATAGAAAAATATGCAGACGAAATATTCGAATTTACCTGGGTGAAAGATTTTGCAGCTGCAAGAAACTTTCAGCTTGATCAGGCAAATGGAAAAATGTTTTTATACATTGATGATGATGAATTTTTCCTTGATGTAAGAAATATCCTTGATTTCTTTAAAAATGATGATGTGGAAAAATATAATCTAGGTGGTTATTATCAGAGAAATTATCTGGATTATGATGGAAAAGAGTATCAGGATTTTGAAGTAATACGTATGTGTAAGGTTACACCTGAAACACATTTTGAGGGCAAGGTTCATGAGTATATAATGCCTATCGAAGGAAATACCATAATAATGGATGCAGCAGCAGGCCACTTTGGATATATATATGAAACAATCGAGGACAATATTAAGCATTCCATGAGAAATCTTCCTCTTTTGAAGGAGATGGCGGAGGAGCAACCAGATAATCTTAGATGGCCATATCAGATAGCTCAGGAGTATAGAGCTATTCATTATGATAAAGATTATCGAGATATATGTAAGGAAGGCTATGAGAAAGCATGCGCTGTAGAGGATAATGAGCATCTCAGGTATAGGGGCAGTTTTATTTGCGGATTGGCTGAAGCAAATTTTAATTTGGATGACCATGATAAGGTCGTTGAAATATATGAGAAAGAGGCAGCAAAGCCTGATGTTATGGAAATGCCATTAGCAAATCTTGCAATGAAAGCAGCAGGTATATATTGTCAAAGGAAGCAGGATAAGGAATGTAAGCAGGCTTGCGAATACTACCTGAAAATCTGCAATGAAATTGGCGATGATAAGGGGATGCAATTTCTTCAAGGTGGTTTATTTATAAACGATACCTTTAACCAAAGCAATCGAAACATGATTTATTGTTACCTGATGGTTTTGGGAATGCGAGAAAATGATTTCAGTGTTCTGACCCATTACTACAGGAAGGTAAAGTGGAATACTGAGATAGTAAGAATCAGCAGAGGCTTTGTAGTTACGTTGCTTCAAAAGGCGTCTGAGTACGGAAAGAAGAAAGAGATTTCAGCTGTGCTAAATAAGTTTTTCACCAATGGTGGATTCAGAAACCTTATGGAAGATGAAATTGATGATGTAGCATACGAGCTGACAGAACAGGAGCTTAAGAATCTTAAAGCTGCATATTCAGGAACCCAAGGCGAAAAAGAACTTGGATTATTTTTGGATATCAGGTTGATAGAGAGACAACTAAAAGATGTTGAGGATGTTACAGATTATGGTGCTGCGACGGATATTCTGGACCGATACTCGAAGCTTGCAATAGAATGGCAGAAGGTACATGATTCATGGCTTAGAGAAGAATCAGATGAAGTAATATTAGCTAAGACTACACTTCTTGGAAATGGCCTTGAGCAGTTTTTGGAGTTGGCAGATACTGACAGAGTGACCTCTTTGAACTGTTTTAAGAATCTGTTTGATGTTCGCTGGCAGATGAATGGTTTTCTGGTTAAATTTTCCAAGCTATACAGTGATAGAGTAAAGGTCCTCATGGCTAAAGAAAAAGATACTGCAAAGTTCGAGGAAATGTATAAGCTAGAGGAAGCGTTGCTTCAGCAAATAGCGGATTTGGATGCAGCAGGAAAATCAGATGAGGCAGTAGCAACCTACACGCAGCTGGTCGAGATTATCCGTAGTACGTACGGGGTAGATTCATTGCATGTATAG
- a CDS encoding flagellar protein FliT, whose product MENMDYVVMLRESLEKKADILRVLTIRNKEQAAILQDPNSSPDDLEKNMNMKSELIDRIIMLDNGFEQLFNRVKAILDEDRETYADEIRLMQDLIREVTDLTADVEASEYRNREYAKTRFANIKKEIREVKKSNDVVTSYYKNMMSHNKVEDPAFLDKKK is encoded by the coding sequence ATGGAAAATATGGATTATGTTGTAATGTTGAGAGAGTCTTTAGAGAAGAAGGCTGACATATTAAGGGTACTTACTATAAGAAATAAAGAGCAGGCTGCAATTTTGCAGGACCCAAACTCTTCTCCAGATGATTTGGAGAAAAATATGAATATGAAGTCTGAGCTTATTGATAGAATCATTATGTTGGATAATGGCTTTGAGCAGCTATTTAATCGAGTGAAGGCTATTTTAGATGAGGACAGAGAAACCTATGCAGATGAAATCCGCCTGATGCAGGATTTGATTCGAGAGGTTACTGATCTTACAGCTGATGTAGAGGCAAGCGAATATAGAAATAGGGAATATGCAAAGACTCGCTTTGCAAACATAAAAAAAGAAATACGAGAGGTAAAAAAATCTAATGATGTTGTAACATCATATTATAAGAATATGATGAGCCATAATAAGGTAGAGGATCCTGCATTTTTGGATAAGAAAAAATGA
- a CDS encoding flagellin yields MVVQHNMQAANASRTLNITTDSQSKSTEKLSSGFRINRAADDAAGLSISEKMRKQIRGLTQASTNASDGVSSVQTAEGALTEVHDMLQRMNELAVQAANGTNSESDRDDIQNEISQLTQEIDRIASTTKFNETYLLKGDIGLKKMYVNAHDAGLDGTLVQNTTRATFTMESLEAGEKYTIGGTIYTIGARTMKEAAEALHLDDTFKETTKATLGETNWNLTAGDTISIDGKTYTIVNTASSDVANAKVTNGYLNNLIVGGSTLKYNGNEVTLFAELDTVSGVDKSNATLVTATAAYRMVAIELKAASSVGATDGSADVDKWANQSDITAAETAKKSTVGMHATAANGNAWESSGNYFWKTTTTTQVIGANTQTTTTIAFSLSKGYVNVQNALTLNLHVGADAAMTNKLNVKLEAMNAKSIGINGLNVSDATGKAATYAIDAIADAIQRVSAQRAELGAVQNRLEHSIKNLDNVVENTEAAESRIRDTDMADTMVEYSKNNILQQAGQSMLAQANQATQGVMNLLQ; encoded by the coding sequence ATGGTAGTACAGCATAACATGCAGGCAGCTAATGCTTCAAGAACTTTGAACATTACGACAGATTCTCAGTCAAAGAGTACTGAAAAGCTTTCATCAGGATTTAGAATCAATAGAGCAGCTGATGATGCAGCAGGACTTTCAATTTCTGAGAAGATGAGAAAGCAGATTCGTGGTTTGACCCAGGCTTCTACAAACGCATCTGACGGTGTTTCTTCAGTACAGACAGCTGAAGGTGCCCTCACAGAAGTTCACGACATGCTCCAGAGAATGAATGAGTTGGCAGTTCAGGCAGCTAACGGAACAAACTCAGAGTCAGACCGTGATGATATCCAGAATGAAATTTCACAGCTTACACAGGAAATCGACCGAATCGCTTCTACAACAAAGTTCAACGAGACATACCTTCTTAAGGGCGACATCGGATTAAAGAAGATGTACGTAAATGCACATGATGCTGGTCTTGACGGTACACTCGTTCAGAATACTACCAGAGCAACATTTACAATGGAGTCTCTTGAAGCTGGTGAGAAGTACACAATCGGTGGAACAATCTATACAATTGGTGCCAGAACAATGAAGGAAGCTGCAGAGGCCCTTCACCTTGATGATACTTTCAAAGAGACAACAAAGGCTACATTAGGAGAGACAAACTGGAACCTTACAGCTGGTGATACAATTTCAATCGATGGTAAGACTTACACAATCGTAAATACAGCAAGTAGTGATGTTGCTAACGCAAAGGTTACAAACGGATACCTCAACAACCTTATCGTTGGTGGATCAACTCTTAAGTATAATGGTAACGAAGTAACATTATTCGCAGAGCTCGATACAGTAAGTGGTGTTGATAAGTCAAACGCAACACTCGTAACTGCAACAGCGGCATACAGAATGGTAGCAATCGAGCTTAAGGCAGCATCTTCAGTAGGCGCAACAGACGGTTCGGCAGATGTTGATAAGTGGGCTAACCAGTCAGATATAACAGCAGCAGAAACAGCTAAGAAGTCAACAGTTGGAATGCATGCTACAGCAGCAAATGGTAATGCTTGGGAGTCATCAGGAAACTACTTCTGGAAGACTACAACAACAACTCAAGTTATCGGTGCTAACACCCAGACAACAACTACCATCGCATTCTCACTTAGCAAGGGCTACGTAAACGTACAGAACGCACTTACACTTAACCTTCACGTTGGTGCAGACGCAGCCATGACAAACAAGTTGAACGTTAAGCTTGAAGCAATGAATGCTAAGTCAATTGGTATCAACGGACTCAACGTATCAGATGCAACTGGTAAGGCAGCAACCTACGCAATCGATGCTATCGCAGATGCAATCCAGAGAGTATCAGCACAGAGAGCTGAACTTGGTGCCGTACAGAACAGATTAGAGCACTCTATCAAGAACCTGGATAACGTAGTAGAGAACACAGAGGCAGCTGAATCTCGAATCCGTGATACAGATATGGCCGACACAATGGTTGAGTACAGCAAGAACAACATCTTACAGCAGGCAGGACAGTCAATGCTGGCTCAGGCTAATCAGGCTACACAGGGTGTTATGAACCTCTTACAGTAA
- a CDS encoding flagellar capping protein, with amino-acid sequence MARIDSAYNYFMSTYGDSIGSRYESHKKSELRDTYNKIVKANKDSPLYKIKDTEDMGQFAIDIKEHANSMSISVSNLTSNGEDIESILSKRIASSSDPNTIEAAYVGDEETGSTEEFTIEVDSLAKPQINTGNFLAPQDMNFKPGQYTFDLDIKNHSYEFQFNVNPGEDNLAIQNKIVRLINTSDVGLNAQLITNRIASNAIQVSSKATGIGEDETRLFNISSTISRDELDILGISRVTQEPSNSDFKLNGTEHQSLSNVFTVNKAYELYLKAPTNGEVTIGLKNDTEALTDGVNQMLDSYNGMIDVGLRYTGAHQNRTLFNEISSIARGMTESLAFVGITADENGHLSLDSERLADVINSDDKASAFSTLNELKSAVRSAASKASINPMAYVDKAVVEYKNPGKTLTAPYATSQYSGMMVNYGL; translated from the coding sequence ATGGCACGCATCGATTCAGCGTACAACTATTTCATGTCGACCTATGGCGATAGCATAGGCTCACGCTATGAATCCCACAAAAAAAGCGAACTGCGCGATACATACAACAAAATAGTCAAGGCCAATAAGGACTCTCCTCTCTACAAGATTAAGGACACCGAGGACATGGGGCAATTTGCTATCGATATTAAGGAGCATGCGAATTCGATGTCTATCTCTGTTTCTAATTTGACCTCTAATGGCGAAGATATAGAATCTATTCTCAGCAAACGAATTGCCTCATCTTCGGATCCAAATACCATCGAGGCTGCTTATGTAGGTGATGAGGAGACTGGTTCCACTGAGGAATTCACAATAGAGGTCGACTCCTTGGCCAAGCCTCAGATTAATACAGGAAACTTCCTGGCTCCGCAGGACATGAACTTCAAGCCTGGCCAATATACCTTCGACTTAGACATTAAGAATCATTCTTACGAGTTCCAGTTCAACGTAAATCCAGGAGAGGACAATCTGGCAATCCAAAACAAGATTGTACGCCTTATCAATACTTCAGATGTTGGCTTGAATGCCCAGCTGATTACTAATCGAATCGCATCAAATGCCATTCAGGTTTCTTCTAAAGCAACAGGAATTGGGGAAGACGAGACCCGACTGTTCAACATTTCATCAACTATTTCCCGAGACGAGCTAGATATACTTGGAATTTCAAGAGTCACGCAAGAGCCAAGCAACTCTGACTTTAAACTAAATGGAACTGAACACCAGTCCCTTTCAAATGTGTTCACTGTAAACAAAGCCTACGAGTTATATTTGAAAGCTCCGACAAACGGTGAAGTTACAATTGGACTAAAGAATGATACTGAAGCACTCACTGATGGTGTAAATCAGATGCTTGACAGCTACAATGGAATGATAGATGTTGGACTTAGATATACAGGCGCGCATCAGAATCGTACCCTGTTTAACGAGATTTCATCTATTGCCAGGGGAATGACTGAAAGTCTTGCTTTTGTTGGAATTACAGCTGATGAAAATGGACATCTTAGCTTGGACAGTGAAAGACTTGCAGATGTAATCAACAGTGATGACAAGGCTTCCGCATTCTCAACACTTAATGAATTAAAATCAGCTGTTAGATCTGCGGCATCTAAGGCGTCGATAAATCCAATGGCTTATGTGGATAAAGCTGTTGTGGAATACAAGAATCCGGGTAAAACTCTCACTGCACCTTATGCGACTAGTCAGTACTCAGGAATGATGGTGAATTACGGTCTGTAA
- the fliS gene encoding flagellar export chaperone FliS, which yields MTPMNGYDAYAKNKILTASPAELTLMLYEGAIKFCNIAIVACENHDIEKAHNNIRKVDRIIEEFEITLDDKYPVAKDFHAVYSYLRSCLRHAMIDKNPETLQEVLKHLRTMRDTWKDVMRLTANGKKLDGQANIAG from the coding sequence ATGACACCAATGAATGGATACGATGCTTACGCAAAAAATAAGATACTTACAGCGTCACCGGCTGAACTAACATTAATGTTATATGAAGGTGCGATTAAGTTTTGCAACATTGCTATTGTGGCTTGCGAGAACCACGATATCGAGAAAGCTCACAACAATATTCGTAAGGTAGACCGAATTATTGAAGAGTTTGAAATTACTTTGGATGATAAATATCCTGTTGCAAAGGATTTCCATGCAGTATATTCTTATCTTAGGAGCTGTTTGAGACATGCTATGATAGATAAGAACCCAGAGACCTTGCAGGAGGTGCTGAAGCACCTAAGAACCATGCGAGATACCTGGAAGGATGTAATGAGGCTTACCGCCAACGGAAAGAAGTTGGATGGGCAAGCAAATATAGCAGGATAG